In Shewanella sp. VB17, a single genomic region encodes these proteins:
- a CDS encoding DNA-binding protein translates to MTRSAYQIASPFVSFEEYSRLSGVPINTIRCMVREGRLPIRTKLKPQEKPLINMLALMREADEQCLVA, encoded by the coding sequence ATGACCAGATCTGCTTATCAAATTGCTAGCCCATTCGTATCATTTGAAGAGTATTCTCGGCTGTCTGGAGTGCCGATCAATACTATTCGTTGTATGGTAAGGGAAGGGCGCTTGCCTATCCGCACCAAGTTAAAACCACAAGAAAAACCACTTATCAACATGTTAGCGTTAATGAGAGAAGCGGATGAGCAGTGTTTAGTTGCTTAA
- a CDS encoding helix-turn-helix domain-containing protein, producing MIDQTDSEVNKKQNYIQNETLDLLNVEGGKVVIDRLLHIFNLRSKVELSGIIGVSPGSIATWQTRSTVPYELLIRIHLATGISIEYLLFDTVVGDINVMQFCPNPTTTPSYATINQNLKYFRYPLGKPAHYDGGSQIIKRLIQILKFNNRTELSNATSVSIGTLSTWQTRKVTPHELLCRIHLATGTSMHYLCFGYEWEDRKVQENTVAPAIKDNLSEQTLTNGVQACSNTYLLENGKLTAKTKYIANDFFWLNIGISPSTDAVAITNKASYFIDKKSSTVTKGMYLFSINDVFQIGELQQLPDSKVYYVDGSDKYPIDPNTTTVHGKVVSILESV from the coding sequence ATGATTGATCAAACAGATAGCGAAGTCAACAAAAAACAGAATTACATTCAAAATGAAACATTAGACCTTTTAAATGTTGAGGGGGGGAAGGTTGTAATAGACAGGCTTTTACATATTTTTAATTTACGAAGTAAAGTAGAACTATCGGGGATAATAGGTGTTTCACCTGGTTCTATCGCAACCTGGCAAACACGTTCAACAGTTCCATATGAACTGTTAATACGCATTCATTTAGCGACAGGAATTTCAATTGAGTACCTTCTTTTTGATACTGTGGTTGGTGATATTAACGTTATGCAGTTTTGTCCCAACCCTACTACGACACCAAGTTACGCAACTATAAATCAAAATTTAAAGTATTTCAGATACCCCTTAGGTAAACCTGCTCACTATGATGGCGGTTCCCAAATAATTAAACGTCTGATTCAAATATTAAAATTTAATAACAGGACTGAATTATCTAATGCTACATCTGTAAGCATAGGTACTTTGTCTACTTGGCAAACACGAAAAGTTACTCCGCATGAGTTGCTTTGCAGAATCCATTTAGCTACTGGTACATCTATGCATTATTTATGCTTCGGTTACGAGTGGGAGGATCGCAAGGTTCAAGAGAATACAGTAGCACCTGCAATTAAAGATAATTTGTCTGAGCAAACTTTAACTAACGGTGTACAAGCCTGTAGCAATACCTACTTACTTGAAAACGGCAAATTGACTGCCAAAACTAAGTATATTGCCAATGATTTCTTTTGGTTAAATATAGGGATTTCCCCTTCTACTGACGCTGTGGCCATAACCAACAAGGCTTCATATTTCATCGATAAAAAATCTTCGACAGTAACAAAAGGTATGTACCTATTTTCAATCAATGACGTATTCCAAATAGGTGAGTTACAGCAATTACCAGACAGCAAAGTATATTATGTCGATGGATCAGACAAATACCCTATAGATCCAAATACAACAACAGTGCATGGTAAGGTGGTTTCAATTTTAGAAAGCGTTTAA
- a CDS encoding phage regulatory CII family protein, with product MYENDTSKHKNRHVNGSVRQFAHDENLKKVAEAANFHSSQMLRNKLCLEQPHQLTVHELVQISRVTGNRCIVDGVLLDLNCAPSVSLDSLSCADKTELTDRALDISANVAQLGSLALDVKVTKRITERMRHETLKRASYVMTELAIFVHDVEQKFQAIPVLTVASDALQAMPIPGLM from the coding sequence ATGTATGAAAATGATACGAGTAAACATAAAAACCGTCATGTGAATGGTTCTGTCCGTCAGTTTGCACATGATGAGAATTTAAAAAAGGTCGCAGAGGCCGCAAATTTTCACAGTTCACAAATGCTACGCAACAAGTTGTGTTTAGAACAACCGCACCAACTTACGGTGCACGAGCTGGTGCAGATATCACGAGTAACTGGTAATCGCTGCATTGTTGACGGGGTGTTGTTAGATCTCAATTGTGCGCCATCGGTATCGTTAGATTCGTTGAGTTGTGCTGATAAAACCGAGTTAACCGACCGAGCGTTAGATATTAGCGCCAATGTCGCTCAGTTAGGTTCGCTGGCATTAGATGTAAAAGTAACAAAACGAATTACCGAGCGTATGCGGCATGAAACATTAAAACGCGCCAGTTATGTGATGACCGAGCTTGCGATATTCGTGCATGACGTAGAACAGAAATTTCAAGCTATCCCAGTGCTAACCGTTGCGAGTGATGCACTGCAAGCGATGCCTATACCGGGTTTGATGTAA